From one Melospiza melodia melodia isolate bMelMel2 chromosome 6, bMelMel2.pri, whole genome shotgun sequence genomic stretch:
- the F2 gene encoding prothrombin, with the protein MAQTKTSILRGLLFSSLLHLTLSHAGVFLEKGQALSLLKRHRRANKGFLEEMLKGNLERECLEEICSYEEAFEALESTDQTDIFWSKYQVCQGLGKARTVLDACLEGNCALGLGQNYRGTVSQTKSGIECQVWTSKYPHIPKFNATIYPNLIENYCRNPDNNSEGPWCYTRDPTVEREACPIPVCGEDRTTVPFTPRAAEPAPTEPCEPEKGMLYTGTLSVTVSGAKCLPWNSEKAKEVLHGKQVDPEVELQENYCRNPDRDDEGVWCVTNESPYFDYCHLHYCDSSLEDENQETEGPSGRSTLPKEFKLFFDEKTFGSGEADCGTRPLFEKKKITDTSERELLDSYTGRIVSGDDAEVGSSPWQVMLYKKSPQELLCGASLISDSWILTAAHCLFYPPWDKNLSTSDILVRIGKHVRAKYEKNKEKIALLDKIIIHPKYNWKENMDRDIALMHLKRPISFSDYIHPVCLPTKEVVQRLMLAGYKGRVTGWGNLKETWGTSPSNLPTVLQQVNVPIVDQSTCKASTRVKVTDNMFCAGYSPDALKRGDACEGDSGGPFVMKNPDDNRWYQVGIVSWGEGCDRDGKYGFYTHVFRLKKWIRKVVENQGR; encoded by the exons ATGGCGCAGACCAAAACCAGCATACTGAGGGGCCTGCTCTTCTCCAGCCTTCTGCACCTCACCTTGAGCCATGCTGGAG TTTTCCTGGAAAAGGGGCAGGCGTTGTCACTGCTCAAGCGCCACCGACGTGCCAACAAGGGATTTCTAGAAGAGATGCTTAAGGGAAACTTGGAGCGAGAGTGCTTGGAGGAGATTTGCAGTTATGAGGAGGCTTTCGAAGCCCTTGAATCCACCGATCAGACG GATATATTTTGGTCAAAATACCAAG TATGTCAGGGCCTGGGAAAGGCCAGGACAGTTCTGGATGCTTGTCTAGAAG GCAACTGCGCTCTTGGGCTGGGCCAGAACTATCGGGGAACAGTTAGCCAAACCAAGTCTGGGATTGAATGTCAAGTGTGGACAAGCAAATATCCACATATTCCTAA ATTTAATGCCACCATTTATCCCAACCTCATTGAGAACTACTGCAGGAACCCAGACAACAACTCAGAAGGCCCATGGTGCTATACCCGCGACCCAACAGTAGAACGGGAGGCGTGTCCCATCCCCGTGTGTG GTGAAGATAGAACAACAGTTCCATTCACTCCACGGGCCGCAGAACCTGCACCAACGGAGCCTTGTGAACCAGAGAAAGGCATGCTTTACACAGGGACTCTCTCAGTCACTGTGTCTGGAGCTAAGTGTCTACCATGGAACTCTGAGAAAGCCAAAGAGGTGCTCCATGGAAAACAAGTTGACCCAGaagtggagctgcaggagaatTACTGTCGGAATCCAGACAGAGATGACGAGGGCGTCTGGTGTGTCACAAATGAATCACCCTACTTTGACTACTGTCATCTGCACTACTGCG ACAGCTCACTAGAGGATGAGAACCAAGAGACTGAGGGACCATCAGGACGTTCTACTCTTCCTAAAGAGTTCAAACTCTTCTTTGATGAAAAAACTTTTGGTTCAGGTGAAGCAG ATTGTGGCACTCGTCCTTTATTTGAGAAGAAAAAGATAACAGACACAAGTGAGAGGGAGCTGTTGGATTCCTACACAGGAAGAATTGTTAGTGGGGATGATGCAGAAGTTGGCAGCTCCCCCTGGCAA GTGATGCTCTACAAAAAGTCtcctcaggagctgctgtgtgGTGCCAGCCTCATCAGTGACAGCTGGATCCTGACTGCTGCTCATTGTCTTTTTTATCCACCCTGGGACAAGAACTTAAGTACAAGTGACATATTGGTGCGGATTGGCAAGCACGTAAGAGCAAA ATATGAAAAGAATAAAGAGAAGATTGCTCTGCTGGATAAAATAATCATCCATCCCAAGTACAACTGGAAAGAGAACATGGACCGAGACATTGCACTTATGCACTTAAAGAGACCCATCAGCTTCAGTGACTACATCCATCCTGTCTGCCTGCCTACCAAAGAAGTCGTGCAGAG GCTGATGCTGGCAGGTTACAAAGGGAGGGTAACTGGCTGGGGAAACTTGAAAGAAACCTGGGGCACTAGCCCCTCCAACTTGCCCACAGTTCTGCAACAAGTTAATGTCCCCATTGTAGATCAAAGTACCTGCAAGGCATCCACCAGAGTCAAAGTCACTGACAACATGTTCTGTGCAG GTTACAGTCCTGATGCACTAAAGAGAGGAGATGCCTGTGAAGGGGACAGTGGAGGACCTTTTGTAATGAAG aACCCAGATGACAACCGTTGGTATCAAGTGGGAATAGTTTCATGGGGAGAAGGCTGTGACCGAGATGGCAAATATGGATTTTACACCCACGTATTCCGCCTGAAAAAGTGGATACGAAAAGTCGTCGAAAATCAAGGGCGATAG